atgttgccacgcccactctaacgcccacaaaccgcacaaagctAACACGTACAcgcttttggaaaatgttttaaaattttttttattttattattaatttttcttgATGGATGTATTGTACCATCACAACAGAGTCTGGCACATGTCTAATTCTGTGGATGTACTCCTGTTAAGTTCCGAAATTCTTAGGCACAAATTCTTCTACATTTCCTAATATTAATACTtgcaaattcaaaaattcggGATTCCTTTAAAAGCTTAGAAAGAATCGAGTACAGTACTAAGAATAGCTTACGGTCGAGGTTATTAAAAGCGGTACTAATCTACTTGTTAGAGGGATTAAACGCGTGCAGTTCGTTGATTAGCACAAGGTCCTAACTTCGAAGCTGCAGCTTTCGCCAAAAAGTATAGTTACCCCTTTAACCCCATTTGTAGATGCATGAGGTGTAATGCGCGTCGGTAAACTTCTTCTTAGTTCTCACAATTTCCACTAGAACCCACTAAATTCAGATAATTAGCTAGCGAGTTCTGCTCTGAAATTTGATgagagtaacgggtatttTTAAGTGGGGACacttattaatatttttttaaaatatgaaaGCTATAAACCGTTTTTTCATAATCATATATACCACTAAttgttaacaaattaatatattttcagtttttgttcTATTTCTTTCTAGGAATTCAAAAACGTCCAGCCTTCTTTGTTGGGAGTCGCTATGGACGATCCGGAAGTACAGCATATGATGAAAGTTTAAAATCCAGACGAATTTTTATTGTTCCGCGAAACGAACATTTCTTTCTTGGCTCCCGGTATGGAAAACGAGGGGGAAAATACTTACCGCCTTACGAGGGGAATAAACATGCTGATAGTCAGGAAAGGATTTGGAAACAGTGGGAAAGAACGAACACTATACTTAAGCTTTATAATCATACATATTCTGATGCGAAATACTTAACTAATATGTAAAAGTAATATCAATGTCGAAACCCCGAAGTATTGGTTGATCAATATTTTGAGTTTGTCATAACATAAGACTCTGACATAAATGTCGCATACTAATGCCTTCTGTTTAAAAGAGGATTTTGCATTTAagaataatatattatatacgCCATAAGCGTTGCATCACAACGAAGGAAAACTGCTAAGAACTTAAAGGGCTTAGTTTTGTCGTTATGGCATGgttgaaaatatgtaaagtGTAACAAGTTCTTAAAAAGGAAATACaaatctatttatttaatattaaaaataaaatatcattaaatacaaaatcatGTATTATGATTCTATAGAAGAGAAATAGCTTAAATGAACTTTAAAAGCTGTCAGAGTTCCTGATACAGATAATGCTACagaactaattaaaatatgaaaaaatatcactacattttttaaaagtgtgagcgtggcagttttgggcggtttgtgggcgttagagtgggtgtggcaacatgaatcgataaacttgtGCTGCGTGTATGTCTCTtaagtctgtatgcttaatctgaactttctagcttttgtagatcctgagatctcgacgttcatacggacggacggacatggccagatcgactcggctattgatcttgctcaagaatatatatactttatatggtcggaaacgcttccttttgcctgttacataattttcaacgaatctagtatacccttttactctacgagtaacgggtataaaaataatataaatttgaagtctaagaacttctaaaatgaaggccatattttgtcatttttacaatgcatgtgcatacgtgtgctCCAAGCTGTCGCTctatgcgtacaagagagctgctggctctagagctcttCGCTCtttggcttttgaacaaacggaaacgcttccttctgcctgttacatacgtttcaacgaatctagtataccttttactctacgagaaacGGTTATAATAAAGGTAAGAGATTCGATGCGTGGTAAGTAAACACATTTTTGCAATCCGTTTCAAAATAGTAACAGAAAAGCTCGCTATTTCGAGatcctcgactatcagatacccgttacgTCAATAATGCGGGTACAAAGGATAAATATAAATCGTAAtccatttatttaataaaatgattCGGGTTGGTTTTTTTCTCCGATCTTTGATGGCCACGTTACTGGGTGGCAAACAAGGGTTAAACACTAGCGGGGACAACGCGCTCTTAGTGGACACATTTTGCCCTGTGCGGTGGTCGGCAGTGTAATTCAGGCTTAGCTGAAACACCTCGCTCTATTCGGTGATCGGTAGCACAGTTTGGACTTAGCAGAGACACCTTGCTCTGTTTAACCGTCGATATGCTAGTTCAGGCTTAGCAGGAGCACCTTGCTCTGCTTGCCGATTTGTATTACGAACCAGACTTAGCTGAGACACCTCGCTGTGCGGCGAACGGTATTGCAGTTCGGACTTAACAGAGACACCTTGTGACGTTCTGTAGTGCCTCGGGTAGTCAGGGACGGCCAGGGTCGTCCAGGAAATTCATTTGTTTCAGGACAGTGGTGCTATTGAGGGATCCCCGACCCGAGTCCCAGTGATAACGCTCGAAGTTTAAACCTTTATTAGGCTTATACAGAGATGATTAATTCTAATTTCTACACGGAATGATATGGTGCGTATGGCTGCGTGGTTTGCTCGGTGCGGTCGCCGTCGGGCTTCTCTCGTCTGAGGTCCGATATCTGTAGGTGGAGCTTCTCGCGTCTGGGTCCTCCGGCTGTAAGCGGGGAATGAGAGGTAGGTAACGGACCCTTAAGTCAGCATAgacaattgttgttgttggacccTTAAGTTTGCATAgaaaattgttgttgttggacccTTAAGTCAGCATAGAGAATTGTTGTTGGACCCTTAAGTCAGCAACGGCAATAGGAATAAACACTTACTATCCTAGTATATTATATTTACCACTGGGAGATCCTACTGTAGAGCTGGCTGGTCGCCGCTGgttatgtattatgtattatgtactatgtattatgtattatgtattatgtattatgtattatgtattatgtatttgtatttattgtattatgtattatgtattaatgtattatgtttattattattatgtattatgtattatgtattgtattatgtattatgtattatgtattatgtattatgatgatatgtattatgtattatgtaatTATGATATGTTATTATGTATtaatgtattatgtattatgtttatgtattatgtattatgtattatgtattatgtattatgttatttatgtattaatgtattatgtattgatattatgtattatgtaattatgtattatgtattatgtattatgtattattgtattatgttattatgtattattattatgtattatgtattatgtattatgtttatgtattatgtatttttttttttttttttttttttttttttttttttt
The sequence above is a segment of the Drosophila santomea strain STO CAGO 1482 unplaced genomic scaffold, Prin_Dsan_1.1 Segkk7_quiver_pilon_scaf, whole genome shotgun sequence genome. Coding sequences within it:
- the LOC120457829 gene encoding LOW QUALITY PROTEIN: RYamide neuropeptides (The sequence of the model RefSeq protein was modified relative to this genomic sequence to represent the inferred CDS: deleted 1 base in 1 codon), whose translation is MKSAISLPSDQFYDSKRIGNIAGIQKRPAFFVGSRYGRSGSTAYDESLKSRRIFIVPRNEHFFLGSRYGKRGGKYLRLTRGINMLIVRKGFGNSGKERTLYLSFIIIHILMRNT